The DNA region CAATAGAGACTCACCGTTTTCATTGTTcgagagctctttgaacatGAACTTCTCCTTCGTGTTCGCAATGTAACCTCTTGTTCGATTCTTTTTCGGTTGGGCTAACGCACGAGGAGCGTGCAATTCCTGAACCTGCCCCCCTTGGATATCAGAGGTGCTGCTGGCTCTCCTCTTTCGTATTTTTAAAGCAGGAACGTTTGCAAGTATTTGTGGTTGTAAGATTGCATCAGAAAGCCATTTATCTGCCAGCTCAGTGTATCTCAGCTTTCGGGATTTGTTTGTCAGTGTGTTTAATAGTCCCGAGGGCGGCAGCCCAATCGTAATCTCATGATCGTTACCGACCTCTAGAATGTAAGCCTCATCCCATATGTACATCATTCTGAGAAAGTCATCTTGCGAGACCTTTTTCTTTAACATGTTGGAGATTTGGGGTAACAATTTATCCAGCTCTGGGTTGGACGATGTTAGGGACCTAGAAACACAGTACAATGACATAACAGAATCAGTGACATTGAAGATGCCCTTGCAAAAATCAACTCTTTTGACaaggttttgttgagcCATCTCTTTTGGATATAAAACCTCTGCGACCTGAGGAAACTCTTGAAGCTGGTTCAACAAGAGCAACCTTGAAACCGTCTGTCCATTGACAAAAGACTCTAATGCTGGGAATATTGTCAGGTATGTAGTATTTGTAGTCGAAATCTTAACAGAATCTGATGCATGCATTCCATTGGAAAAATGTGAGAGTAAAGTACCTGTTTGGATCAAGATGCTGTCTGGATCTTGCAATGGTGCCCATTTCCCATGTTCCTTGAATTGTACACCGTGGGCAACAGGAAATACTGTTATGATGCCAGGGGAATTGTGTAAAACATATTCATCTTCATAGTCAAACTCCAAATCTAGCACAGACTTGGAGATGGGTTTATGGTACCGCGTAACCTTCACAGCGCTATTATGCTCGTTGAGTACAGCCtcctctttctcaaaatttaCCGCAGCAAGGCAAATACGGGCAAAGAAGATAGCTATTTTGACTAGTCTTGAGCTCATTTTACTCAAGGCAGTGTTTTGTACGCCCACGCTGTCTGCGCTGCCAATGAACTGCTCCACACTAACGCCGTTTTCGAGCTTGGTACAGCCAACAAAGTTACTGTCGAAGCCAGCCAAATCATCAGGAGAATCTTTTGCTAGTATGCCAGATAGCGTTCGCAGTGTTTCCATATTTGCATAATTTTTCAGTAA from Lachancea thermotolerans CBS 6340 chromosome C complete sequence includes:
- the TAH11 gene encoding Tah11p (similar to uniprot|P47112 Saccharomyces cerevisiae YJR046W TAH11 (DNA replication)) — encoded protein: MLKVVDLNVITTEDELLPIMKSVLRNESVILLKNYANMETLRTLSGILAKDSPDDLAGFDSNFVGCTKLENGVSVEQFIGSADSVGVQNTALSKMSSRLVKIAIFFARICLAAVNFEKEEAVLNEHNSAVKVTRYHKPISKSVLDLEFDYEDEYVLHNSPGIITVFPVAHGVQFKEHGKWAPLQDPDSILIQTGTLLSHFSNGMHASDSVKISTTNTTYLTIFPALESFVNGQTVSRLLLLNQLQEFPQVAEVLYPKEMAQQNLVKRVDFCKGIFNVTDSVMSLYCVSRSLTSSNPELDKLLPQISNMLKKKVSQDDFLRMMYIWDEAYILEVGNDHEITIGLPPSGLLNTLTNKSRKLRYTELADKWLSDAILQPQILANVPALKIRKRRASSTSDIQGGQVQELHAPRALAQPKKNRTRGYIANTKEKFMFKELSNNENGESLLERIREKERRAAALLSQRERQYEQFLNVKTFQVFDILNSLTPDRPYTTTHLISLIVDSLVDSNNPIGERETYDILLRLQALLKDKIKIIEAEGSLKVFRWPSLDRLVLEKRIKESNEQLFNG